Within the Pseudopipra pipra isolate bDixPip1 chromosome 19, bDixPip1.hap1, whole genome shotgun sequence genome, the region CTTTGATATTGATACTTTAGGTCTTATCTCTTTATGGAGGTGTTGAGGAAGAAGTCTAAGAAATAAacactcctttttttccagctctgagATCAGCCTGTTATActcatagaatgctttgggttggaaaggaccttaaagaccacctggtTCCAACcccaaggttttcttttatttctgtatttccaaccttttcttctgctgttgaAAGGACTTTATAGACAAAATGCTGGAGAGGGCAGGTGTTCCCTGTGAGGTgatgtctgcagagctgtgtgttaCAGCTTCTCAGGGTGAAGTGCAGCCCCTGCAACCTGCCCTCAGCCATCCAGGGTGAAGTGATGGGGACAACAACACTTTTACTTGGAGGGGAAAGTTGAGCTGTTTGAAAGTTTCACTCCAGTGGCTTCAAAGACATCCCTGTGCTGTAGGAAAGGTCTGTGCCTGAAGCTCCCCCTGGGATGTGCTCCAGTCTGtacagccagcacagctgagagTGCTCTGGGTTGTGCTCTGTTGTGGGAACCCCTCTCCTACATCCCTGCTCCCCGGGGGTCTGGCTCTGGGTTcagtttgggggattttggatTCCCCCCTTCCCTTGCAGAGATGCCCTTTGGTGACCTGGGAGGGTTTGAGCCGACATGGCAAACATTGAAGAGTAGGGTTAGGTCAGACACGGGGAAGAAATCCTtctctgggagggtggggaggccctggcacaggttacccagagaagctgtggctgccccatccctggaagtgtccaaggccaggttggatggggcttggagcagtggaaagtgtccctgcccagggcaggggtggaaggagatgagctttaaggtccttccaatccaaaccattctgggattctataaaAAACCTCACTTGTAACATAAATTGCTTATCAGGCTCTCAGGCCTGACCTGTTGGAGACAAATAATATCAGACACTTCCTGACACTGTGAACATCGCTGCTCTTTTTTCTATTGCCAGAGGAGGCAAGTGAAAGCCTGGACATCATAAAGACAAGATCTTGTGGGCCAAGGGTGATCAGACTCACCAGCCAAGAAGGCAGGAGATTTACAAGCAGGTTTTATATGTCCTGGAGCAACCCTGTGAGCAAACACCTCCCTGGGGTGATTATACAGGAGAGACCAAAGGGGGAATCCTGATatgtgccagctctgctctgggtggTGCAGATCAGAAGCAGAAAGACTGGCTGTAAGTATTAGAAGAAATGTCCCTTTGCAagtgaaaggaaggaaggaaggaaagaaagaaagaaggaagagttTCAATGTTGTCCTACAGTAGATTTATTTAGATTTTGTGGGTGGtgggttgttgttgtttttttttttaagggacaAGTATTTGGGTCAATTCCAAAGCAGCTCAGAATTGTCACATTTCTGGTCTCTGAGCTGAAAGTCTTCCAGGGTTACACAACAATGACTAAAGCTGGAAACCTTTCAGACCATTTccaaaaagaaggaggaaactGAGGTGATTGCTAAACCAAccctagagagagagagagagagagagagagagacatcCACTTCCATGTGTGTGGGGTTAGAGGGAGCACCCAATTTCACGTGGAGGTTtccagttgttttctttttgatttaatCTCAGAACAGAATTATTCTGGAACCGAGATCTTCACATTGTTTTGCTTAATGTTTTACAAACAGGCTGTTGACTGAAGTTGTCACCGAACAAGAATTCACTCCTATTGTTTACATAATGGGAAAACAGAGTCATAAAAGGGGTGTAGCAGCAGCTTGTTAGGTATTAGGCTAAGGTGCAACAGGGATTATCCTCACAAAACTCTGAGCCCTAAACTCAAAATGTCAGGATTAAACTGACATGTTACATTTAGTGAAAGTCTTTGAAAGGCTAAACTTGATGTTTCAGGCTTTTAAGTGACTCGTTCTGAGCTGACAACCAGGAGTTCAGGTTGTTCTGGTACAGCTGTTCTGTTCAAGAGGAACTAGAGGAAAACATGAATATGATAAAaaggggctgctcctgctgctgtttgcttcgtgcagctcctcactgggTGTAAGCAGGTGTTGGGTTGGCTCCTGCTTCTGCCACTGTGATGCTTTATGAGCTTTGAAATACAGGgatttccttcccctcctcctcccagttGGAACTGGGgtgtaatttttaaagaacacaAGTTTGGGGAGGGTCAATGTGCAGACCCCATGAACACAGGTCTCCAGAGCAGTTCTGTGTCTCCCTGAGCACATTTCAGAATCCAACACATTAAGATCATGGCTTTGGCTTAGATAATTAAGAATAAGTGACTTTCTGAACTCTGAGTCtgatacatatatattttaaaagaacttcTGAACCCTCTCTGCCACTTACCCTGAAGAAATCTTTGagatttctctgtttctgtctccctgctgcccagcctggctTCCCTGCTCCATTTTTATCTCTGATAAGCTTCTATTTGGAGGGGGGGATACATTTATAAGGATGGTTAGGAAATGTACTGCAAATTTCAGCGGTGCTGAAATGCAAGGGGAGGCTCATGATGTGTACAAACACGCccagaaatacaagaaaaaactCACAGAAAGTAAAAGCAAGACAAACCAAGGGGAGGGTTTATGTGTCAGCATTACAGGAAGGTGAAAATGCTTCTTGGCACCATCTGAGAACCATTTGCAGACTGATTCAGGAGCTCCAGTGAGTAGAGAATGCTTTTAAAtcctcccccaccccctttGTTAATCTTTACCAGGTAGTCAGACCTTTAATGTAATTGTGTGGCTTTCTTAGGGATGAgggaaatatttcccttttgAAAAATAAGGTGTTGGAAAGGTTGAAGGTTGAAGGTTCCTAAGTCTGGTTGTAAGTCTGTGGTCCTTGGGAATAATTTGGTGATGATAATGGTCTTCAGACTGTTCTGCAGAGGTCAGTGTGTGTCAGCAGAGTGAGAGAAGAACATCCCCCTCTCCTCTGGAACAGGGAAATCACGTGCCTGTTTAATGGTGTGAAGGACAAACCATAACAGTGACTTACATAATTACAAACATTGAAGGGTGGGTGTTTGGGCTTCAGTGTCCTGAGCAACACCAGGCAATGCAAAAGACTCATTAATTATGATGCATGATTATTATTGCACTTGGGAGCTTTTAGGAGGTAGCCTGGAAAGGTTCTGACTTGGTTCACCTTTCAGTGTTACCTTTACCCAAAATCCTGGGCATTATTTTTTCGATGTTTTTGAGAGGCtgtggaggttttttccttaaacCTTTGGAGCACATTTGGGATTTCAGGTTGTCTGGGGCACTGTGCAATGTCAAATGGCTCTGAGCAATCCAGTTTTCAACATGACAGTGAAAGACTAACTCGGATCCTGGGAGCAATGTATGTCTGTCAGCACTGTTCTGCACTGGTTCCTTTTGACTCCATCCAACCTCAGGGCTGGATTATGTGGGTTTGGTTTAGGCAGCTCTGCATCgtgttctctttctttttgcagaCATAGTTTTGATTGTTCTGCAAAATCCAACCTCCTACATGGCTTTTTATACCAGCCAAAAACTCACCACAGACATCCATGAGCATATACATGTCACTGCAACCTGTTCCTGGGAGAGACCCTAAATAGAGTTCCTAAAGCAAGGTGCCCCACAAAGTTGTCTCCTGTGTGTGACAGAGGAGCATAAATTCAGAGTGGCCTTTGCCACACAGTCAAATATGTCACAATCATGATTTTTGCCAGCACCACCAAAATCTAAACAGCATTTTTGAAACAGGATGATTTTCTGATGGCAACCCCAGGGAGAGGGGAATCCACTCAGGAGTCTCTGGTTCGTGAAGTTTAGTCCCTTTTAGAGTCCCAGGATGTTTGGGAGTGTTTTCAAAGAACTTTAGTTTGAATCAGTCAATAAGAAAACCAGTGCAATCAGAGAATATCccgagctgggagggacccacaaggatcatccagtcccaatCCTGGCCCACCAGAATGGgattgtccaaatgctcctggagctctggcagcctcgAGGCTGTGAccattccctggggagcctggtcagtgcccaaccaccctctgggggaagaaccttgtcctgagatccaacctaaaccttccctcaggtcctgcccctggtcaccagagagaagaggtCGGTGCTGCTCCTCCACTGCTCCTCACGAGgatgttttttatttaagattACATTGGCTCTTGATTACAATTTGCTTCATTTTCACACCTCACATTATGAGGcccttaaaacaaaaaaaaaacaaacaaaaaaaaacccaacccaaaaagCACCAACCCAAACAACTCAGCAATTTCCAGTTGTTGTTTGTTGTTAAATATGACATATAAAATGTTAGGTCAAGCGTCTTCAACACACCAGGCTACAGTGTTTGTTTAAAGCTATGAGTAAAGCAAGTCATATGAATGTTTCCAAAGACTGTATTCCAAGAAGTATTTTTGGAAACATTAATGTTGTGTTTTTTAATGAAGGCCACATTCTGAGGCTACGACACCATATGTCACATTCATTTCtgggctggaaaaaaaaaagaaaaaaaaagagagagagaaaaagaaaagaaaaaagaaatggaaactaTGTTTGGCTTTTAAGTGTTTTTGGACTGGTGTCTCTGCATGCTTGTCATTGTTCCTTGGATGAGAGGAGAGTTCTTGGTCTGTTAATCTAGTCCATCCAATATATATTACACTCCATGGGCCTGACTCTCCTCTGCCTAGAAGTGTGTGCAGTCATTTATACTCAGCAAAGTGAACGAAgacctgaggggaaaaaaactacCACTAGGAAAGTTGGTTTTCCTTAAATTCATTTTCCATGAACGTTTTGGCTTCATTGGAAACCTGTGTCTGAAGCTTGACTTTTCAGGCTTCGAAACCAGCTTGAAAATGGGAAAGGTACTTGTCGTTTTTCCATTGAAAACTTGCAACTTCTGGAAGAATAATGACAGAGTTtccacaaaaatattatttttttttcttcagaaatatcaGTGAGAAGCATgaaacttgtaaaaaaaaatctgaattgttCTGCTGTGTCCCCATCACTTCTGACTGGTCGGTGTTTAGGTTGGGATGTGGTGGAATGAGCTGGAGATCTGCAGGAAAAGGGTTTGCCTTTCTCAGTGCTGTATCCTATGAATAATTCACAAGCGTCCtgtaaatgatttttttcagctaaatctttcctttttttaaactggattCCAGGTGATGAGGTCTCAATTTCTAACATAACTTTTTGTTATTAGCCACTAAACACATGGCCCAGAACTGCTCGAGTTCATGTGGTTGCAATCTGCAACAACATCCATTTCTTCTCTGCTCTGACAGAGGAATCTCCTAATTCCCATCACTTCCGAAATTTATGTCACCCCCAACTTTTATTAACACACTGCATGTTTGCTTAGAACACATTaatcaaaatttaaatatttttggcagctggatgtttttttgtttgccttaGGGAACGATTGGAGAGGGTTTCCAGGACCCCAGAGaggtttcttttttcatttgaaatgtaAATGATTTTTTACAAATTGAACAAATATGTCTCTGTAGCACCAGCCCAATAAAGTTCACATTCATGACCAGGTTTTTCTGGGcaatactgaaataaaaataatgacgAGTGATTGTGTGTTTGATTCATTTTCTGGTTGAAAACCATTAGCACTGAACTCGCCTGCCCATGTTACTGAAGTCTTACATCTAAATGAGAGGTTTCTCCCAGGCATTTCTGCCAGTggaggaaaacaagcaaaattaCAACAGGCAATTAAGTACCTCAAATATTTGGCCAACTTTAAGAGGGTTTGTGGTTCCTGTGATTTTTCAGGAGAGCCCATCCTGGTTTGAAGGTTACTTCATGGGATTATTAGAAGAAATGCTCATAGTGGGGTCACTAGAAAGGTTTTTGATTTCAAAATCAATTAGGATTGATAAGGACATTTCTAACTACTTGAGTTTCTTGCTGCCTCATATTTCCAGGCCTGTTTTTGAGAGCTGTTGTGTAAtgaatgtcagagtctgtgcTCTTAAAAGAATTGCTCGTGATGGCTGTGGAGTGAATGTGCTTGGATTTGGTGTTATGCAGTTCTGCCCCAGGAAATTGAGGCAAAAATGAACTTTCTCGTTTGTTTCATAGGTTTCCaatgaacaaagaaaacaaataaccCCAAGTGTGTCCTGTCAACTGATGCCACGAGGCAGAAATGAGGAAGATGACAGACCAGAGTGGTTCCTACAGGCCCGTGAGCATCCAGGGAAATAAGGTCAGTTATCGAGGCACTTGTCAAGAAAGGCCTGAAAAGGGGGTGAAGAGTCTGCAGAAGCGGTTCCTCCACAAGGATGGCAGCTGCAATGTCTACTTCAAGCACATCTTCGGGGAGTGGGAGAGCTACGTGGCGGACATCTTCACCACGCTGGTGGACATCAAGTGGCGCCACATGTTCGTGATATTCTCCCTGTCCTACGTGCTCTCGTGGCTGTTCTTTGGGCTGGTGTTCTGGCTCATAGCCATCCAGCACGGGGACTTGTTCAGCGACGAGGGGACGACCCCCTGTGTGGCGAGCGTCCACAGCTTCACGGGGGCGTTCCTGTTCTCCCTGGAGACGCAGACCACCATCGGGTACGGGTCCCGCTGCGTCACCGAGGAGTGCTCGGCCGCCATCCTCGTGGTGATCCTGCAGTCGGTGCTGAGCTGCGTCATCAACACCTTCATCATCGGGGCGGCCCTGGCCAAGATGGCCACGGCTCGGAAGAGGGCTCAGACCATCCGTTTCAGCTACTACGCCGTGGTCGGCCTGAGGGACGACAAGTTTTGCCTCATGTGGCGCATCGGCGACTTCCGGCCCAACCACATGGTGGAGGGGTCCGTGAGGGCTCAGCTGCTGCGCTACAAGGAGGACAAGGAGGGCAGGATGACCATGGAGTACAGGGACTTGAAGCTGCTGAATGACCAGATCATCCTTGTCACCCCGGTGACGGTTGTCCACGAAATCAACAGTGAGAGCCCCTTGTACGGCCTGGACAGGAAGGCCCTGGCCAAGGACAACTTTGAGATCTTGGTCACGTTCGTCTACACGGGCGACTCCACGGGAACCTCGCACCAGTCCCGGAGCTCGTACATGCCCGGAGAGATCCTCTGGGGCCACAGGTTTAACGATGTCCTGCACGTGAAGAAGAAATACTACAAGGTGGATTGCTTGCAGTTTGAGGAGACCACCGAGGTCTATGCCCCTCACTGCAGTGCCATGCAGCTGGATCGGAAGGAGCAGGAGTGGAACCGAGCCGAGAAGACACGGGAGAAAGAAGCAGAGTCATCAGCACTGGAGATCAAGACATTTAGCACCACCCAAAAGTCATTCAGTGCTGTTGCCCTGGTCACCAGCTGTGAAGAGCCAGAAGACCCAGTGACAACTGTCACACCTTCTGCAGAGGTTTCTTACCGAAAAGCAGCCGTGACCTTGAGCAGGCTCTCCATAGAGTCCCAAATCTAGCTCTGACTGCAGTTAAAGTCACTCCCAACAGATCCTCCCACAGTAGCTCTCAGAATGCAAACAATGAACTCATGTGCACAAATATTAACGTCACAAACCTCGCTGACAGCGTGCCCACAGTGCTGAGCTGCAAGGAGGAGCTTCTCACTGGTCTGGGGGGGTATCAGTGACAGAACAGCTCCCAGTTGGGTTTTTAGGGAGCTGCTGCACTTGAGCAAACTCACTGTAAACTTCACTACCCTGCGGGGTTGGACTTACCCAGAGACAGATAATGATCTTGGCAGGGAGCAAAAACAATGCACTGTGCCCTCGAGGTCAGATTTTTCAAAGCTGCCTAATTTGTTTGGAAAGCCAGTTCCCAGTCTCTCTAGGAGGCTCTGAAACTCCACCATCCCAACAAACCATTTCTCTCCAGCAGTTCAGACAAAACCCACATCCCAGGGTTCTGCTGGGGAATCCATGGGGCTATTCTTCACAGGAGGGAGTGAACTGGGAAGAATAACTGACCCCAGTGTTACTGGGTGGCTTTGGAAACCTGCTTGTGCCCTGCCTAGTCCTGTGGGATCCGCAGTGGGATCCTGGAGAGCTTTTCCATGAGCCGTTCCCAGAAGTGCTGATCTCTCAGCATCTTGAGGGTCGTGGGATATCAGCTGGCTcggggctgtggggaggctCTGGGACATGGCTGAGGTGGCTCAGAGGGTTGGCCAAGCTGCCTCATGTGCACTGATCAGAAATCAAAAGAAAACCTCCAGCCTGAAACCAGTAAAATCACATTGAGCCTCAAGGAGAGGATCGTGTGTTTAGAGTGAGCTGTGCAATATTTGATATCAAAGCGTCTTTCATTTCATTTCGCTTTTCCTTTTAGTATATTGTGCTTCTtggaaaaggcaaaaatcaaTCTGGAGAGTAAACAGGGTGATTTTGTCAAAATGAGATATGTTTATCTCCAATTGCTGTGTAAAAATGATCCTTCACAGAGAAATTCAACACACTCATCTGTCAGctcaatttggaaaaaaaggagagttgATGCTCTGAAGTTGGCTGTGACATGGAAGTTCCATGCTCTGTAATTGTTTAATAAGCAATATCTCATGGTGCTTTCTCCACCTGATGATTACAGTTAATTTGcattatgtttaatttttatactaatgtaaaataattattttaccACCACTAAGTTGGTGGGGTTTGTCTCACCTGACCTCAGCTGCAAAGAAACCCAGTGTTTGCCTGCTGGTCGAGGCTCCCTGTGGTTACTGGAACTCCTCTGTCCTCACAGGGGAGCTCATCCCACCTTACTCTGGATTTTTAGGGAGCTGCAGACATTCCCACTTATCCTGGAAAAGTTCATCCCTCTCCATTTGTTGCTGAAGGAGATGAGACGACTGTTGTGGAAATGCTGGCTAAGTTTAGGCTGCTAAAATTAGGTCTGATGAGTCATTCACATCATTCTGACTAATTAATTGGGTTTTTATGAGCTCTTCacatttaatgaagaaaaaatagaatactgagtcttttttcctgaaattcacTTCATGTAGTAACTCtgctgtattattttaatgtatcttgcatttctcttttgctggcaCATCATCCCTTCAGGTAAAACTGAAACCTGGAGGGATTTGGTTATTCCAGAGATCATTAATTAGCCTATTTCACGTGCTGATTCACCAGCAGCATCCATCTACAACAGCAGTAGAAAACATCTTCTTCAATCCTGGATTTGAGCACTGGCAGACATTGGGGAAatagtctaaaaaaaaaatgggaaggaATGTAGGAAAATGTATGAGGGTCTCAGTACTTATGTggtgttggaaaaaaaaaacaaccccatcCGGATTGTATAAAATAGAATATAACCTACAAGACATGGGAAATAATCCTTCCACACTCCTCTGGTCTTGGCTGGGTTGCTTTGTTCCATGTTGGGCACCACATTTTGGGAAAGACACGGAGCAATTTGAAGAGAATCTGGAGATGTAGAAAACAGGTTGTTAAGGAAGCAGGGAAATGACTTAAAGTGTTTCAGTCCTAAAGGGAGTCGGGAAGCACACAGTTCTCAAACACAAAATTGGAGTTTGAGAGAGGGACAATCTGGTGCGTGGTGGGTAGGGCAGGAAAACCTGGGATTAAACTGGAGACAAAAGGATTGGAGTTAATTAGGAaatggtgtcacagaggaggtgaaGCAGTGACGGAGCTCCGGGGTGTGTGACCTCTGTGGTGGCTCTCGGGAGCCTGATGGAGAAAACACTGCCAGGACTGAGGCAGGAAGCATCCAGGTGCATCCAGAGCTGATCAGTGAGTTGGGAGCTGTGGTGAAACCCCAGGATCCTCCCCCTCTTCCAGAGGGTGCTCCTCGGAGCTTCCAAAAGCCAACACCTTGGGTTGAAGTTCAGCAGCTTCTTCCCAGCCACCCAGAGGCAGGAACTGGCAGTTCTGGCTGGAAGTTGCTCTCCCTGTTCCCGACTTTTCCACAAAATTCACTAGATGAAGCAAAATCTTAACAACAAAGAGTAAACACAAACCACTTTGCATTGGACTCCTGACTCATGATTATAAACTGCATTGGGTTATTTTCCCTTGGAAAGGAGCACTATTGTTCCGGGTCAAGATTAATTTATGTCAAAGGGAATATAATAGGAGattattatataatttatttttccagcctTGCTTACCACCATTCATTAAGGCCTCTGGCATCTCCTTCCCCATTA harbors:
- the KCNJ16 gene encoding inward rectifier potassium channel 16 — protein: MRKMTDQSGSYRPVSIQGNKVSYRGTCQERPEKGVKSLQKRFLHKDGSCNVYFKHIFGEWESYVADIFTTLVDIKWRHMFVIFSLSYVLSWLFFGLVFWLIAIQHGDLFSDEGTTPCVASVHSFTGAFLFSLETQTTIGYGSRCVTEECSAAILVVILQSVLSCVINTFIIGAALAKMATARKRAQTIRFSYYAVVGLRDDKFCLMWRIGDFRPNHMVEGSVRAQLLRYKEDKEGRMTMEYRDLKLLNDQIILVTPVTVVHEINSESPLYGLDRKALAKDNFEILVTFVYTGDSTGTSHQSRSSYMPGEILWGHRFNDVLHVKKKYYKVDCLQFEETTEVYAPHCSAMQLDRKEQEWNRAEKTREKEAESSALEIKTFSTTQKSFSAVALVTSCEEPEDPVTTVTPSAEVSYRKAAVTLSRLSIESQI